The DNA segment TCCAACGGCAAGTCGGTGGACCGGGACGGACAGGTCGTGGGCTGGACGACCGGGCCGGTGGTGTGGGGCACGCCCGGCACCAACGGGCAGCACGCCTACTACCAGCTGATCCACCAGGGCACCCGGCTGATCCCGGCCGACCTGATCGGGTTCGCCCGGCCGGTCGCCGAGCTGAGCGACGAGCTCAAGGCGCAGCACGACCTGTTGATGGCGAACCTCTTCGCCCAGGGCCAGGCGCTCGCGTTCGGCAAGACCGCGGACGAGGTGCGCGCCGAGGGCGTGCCCGAGGAACAGGTCCCGCACCGCACCTTCCTCGGCAACCACCCCACCACCACCATCCTCGCCCCCGAGCTGACCCCGTCGGTCCTCGGCCAGCTGGTCGCCCTCTACGAGCACAAGGTGTTCGTCCAGGGCGCCGTATGGAACATCGACTCCTTCGACCAGTGGGGCGTCGAGCTCGGCAAGGTCCTCGCCAAGCGCGTCGAACCCGCCCTCACCGAAGGGGCCGAGGTCCCCGGTCTCGATCCGTCCACGGCCGCCCTCGTGGCCGCGTACCGCTCGCTCAAGAACGCATCGGACGCGCAGGGCGTCCAGGAGGAAGTGAACTGACATGCAGATCGGTCTTGTGGGTCTCGGCAAGATGGGCGGCAACATGCGCGAGCGCCTGCGCAACGCCGGCCACACCGTCGTCGGCTACGACACCAACCCCGAACTGTCCGACGTCGCGAGCCTGGCCGACCTCGTCGACCAGCTCGACGCGCCGCGCACGGTCTGGGTCATGGTCCCGGCCGGCCACGTCACCCAGCTCGTGATCGACCAGCTGGGCAGCCTGCTCAAGCCGTACGACACGGTGGTCGACGGGGGCAACTCCCGCTGGACGGACGACGAGAAGCACGCCAAGGAGCTGGGCGCGCACGGCATCGGCTTCGTCGACGCGGGCGTCTCCGGCGGCGTGTGGGGTCTGAAGAACGGCTACGCCCTGATGGTCGGCGGCGAGAAGGAGTACGTCGACCGGCTCAAGCCGGTCTTCGAGGCGCTCAAGCCGGAGGGGCCGTACGGCTACGTCCACGCGGGCAAGGTGGGCGCCGGGCACTTCGCGAAGATGGTCCACAACGGCATCGAGTACGCCATGATGCAGGCCTATGCCGAGGGCTGGGAGCTGCTGGAGAAGGTCGAGTCGGTGGACAACGTCCGGGAGGTCTTCCGCTCCTGGCAGGACGGCACGGTCATCCGGTCCTGGCTGCTGGACCTCGCGGTGAACGCCCTCGACGAGGACGAGCACCTGGAGAAGCTGAAGGGGTTCGCGCAGGACTCCGGGGAGGGCCGCTGGACCGTCGAGGCGGCCCTCGACCACGCCGTGCCGCTGCCGGCGATCACCACCTCGCTGTTCGCGCGGTTTGCGTCCCGCCAGGACGACTCCCCGCAGATGAAGATGATCGCGGCGCTGCGCAACCAGTTCGGCGGGCACGCCGTCGAGTCGAAGGAGTAGTCAGCCGTGGGGGATCTCCTTCTGGTCCGCCACGGTGAGACGGAGTGGAGCAGGTCGGGACAGCACACCAGCTGGACCGACCTGCCCCTCACCCAGGACGGCGAGGAACAGGCCAAGTCCCTGGCTCCGCTGCTGTCCGGCCGGGCCTTCTCTCTGGCGCTGACCAGCCCGCTGCGCAGGGCGGTCCGCACGGCCGAACTGGCGGGCGTGACCGGGGCCGTACCGGACCCCGATGTTCGCGAGTGGGACTACGGCGGCTACGAGGGCGTCACCACGGTCGACATCCACCGCTCCCGCCCCGACTGGTACCTGTGGACCGACGGGGTGCCGCCCGGACCGGACGGTCACCCCGGTGAGTCACCGGCCGAGGTGGGGGCACGCGCCGACCGGGTGCTGCCCGGGTGGACGTGGCACTGCTGGACGGCGATGTCATCCTCGTGGCGCACGGTCACTTCCTGCGTGTCGTCACGGCCCGGCGGCTGGGCCTCTCGCCGGCGGACGGGCGGCTGTTCCAGCTGGCGACGGGCACGGTGAGCCGCCTGTCGACGGAGCACGGCCGACCCGTGATCGCGGACTGGAACACCCGGCATTAGGCCGACGCAGGCACGGGCCGCATCCGCAGCGGGCGTCAACCCCGCGTCCACTGCGGATGCGGCCCGGTGAGCTTCCTGGGATCCTGAGGTCCCCGTACGCAGTCGTACGAAGGAAGACCTCCGATGGCCGAGTCCGGGCAGCACGAGCAGCGCTACGAACGGTACGAGGGCGGCAGTCCCGAGGCGGAACGCCTGATGTTCGAGCGGCTGGCGCGCGAGCTGATGGACGTGCAGGCCAGGAACCGGCGTGCCGGGGGCGGCGACATCACCCGCACCTTCCATGCCAAGGCACCGGTGGCCGTGGAGAACGCGCGGCTGCGCTTCCACGACGACCTCCCGTCAGCGCTGCGCGTGGGGTTCGCCCAGCCCGGCGCCGAGTATCCGGCGACCGTACGGCTGTCCAACGCGAGCGGCATCCGGCAGGGCGACGGCTCGCCGGATCTGCGCGGCGCGGCCGTGCGGGTGCGGGTGTCGGAGGAGGAGAGCCACGATCTGCTGGCGACCAGCCACCCTGTCTCGCACGCCCGCAACGCCCGGGAGTTCGTGGCCTTCGCCAAGGCGATGGCTGGCGCCCGCAGTCCGGTGCAGAAGGCGTTCGGGCTGTTCGTGAAGCTCCCGCTCGCGGTGGGGCTGGGCACCGCCAACCGGATGCGGCGCAATGTGCAGGCGGCCGCCCGGCACACCGTCGACTCGCTGGCCTACGAGACGTACTGGAGCCGGGGCGCGATGCTGTGGGGCGACGCGGGGCCCGTGCGGTTCCTGTTCCGGCCCGCGCCGGGCACCCCGCCGGGGCCCGCGCCGGACCGCCGGGACCCGGACTTCCTGCACCGTGAGTTCGCGCGCCGGCTGGCGCAGGGCTCCGTCGAGTACGACCTGTGCGTGCAGCGGTTCGTGGACGAGCGGCACACGCCGGTCGAGGACGCCTCGGTGGAGTGGACGGACGCGGTGGCGCCCGCGCTTCCCGTCGCCCGGCTCACGATCCCCGGCCAGGACCTGGACTCCGCTCAGGCGCGTGCGATCGCCCGCCGTGTCGAGGACCTGGGCTTCAACCCCTGGTACACGACCGAGGAGTTCAGGCCGCTCGGCAACATCAACCGGGCCCGCAAGGCCGCGTACCAGGCGTCCGGCGCGCACCGGCTCGGGCTGCGGTTCGTCACCGGGGAGCCGGTCCGCAACAAAATCCTCGGCCGTCCCGTCGAAGCGGCTTTCGCGCTGCTCAACCGGTATGTGCCCTGGCACCGGCTGCCGACGCAGCTGAGCCTGCTGAACCTGGTGTTCCTGCGGAAGGTGCTGCGCAGGCTGAACCTGATCGACACCGAGCCGTGCGAGGCACCGCCCCACGCCCAGCGGGTGCCCGAGCCGATCCCGGAGCGGCTGCGCGGCGAGCGGTCGTACGACGGGACGTACAACGATCTGTCGGCCCCGGGCATGGGCGCCGTCGGCGCGGCCTTCGGCCGCAATATGGCGCCCGTCCTCCGTCCCGACCTCTTCGACACCCCGAACCCGGTCACGGTCAGCCGCCTGCTCCTGTACCGCGAGAGCTTCCTGCCCGCGACCTCGCTGAACGTGCTGGCCGCTGCCTGGATCCAGTTCCAGGTGCACGACTGGGTCAACCACCGCCGCCACCGGCCTTCGGAGCGCAGTGTCGAGGTCCCGTTGCCGCCCGGCAGCGGACCGTGGCACAACACGCCCGGCGGGCCCGGCGAGAGCGTGATGCGGTTCGCGGAGAACCAGGGCATCGAAAAGCCGGGCAGCCCGCCGATCCTGTTCGCCAACACCGCCTCGCACTGGTGGGACGGCTCCGAGGTGTACGGCGCCGACGAGCAGACCGCCCGCTTCCTGCGCGAGGCCGGGGGCCGCGCCGAACTCCGCCTGGAGGACGGCCACTTGCCGAACAGCGGCAACGGCGGGATTCCGCTGACGGGCTTCAACGACAGCTGGTGGATGGGCCTCAGCGCCATGCACACGTTGTTCGCGCGCGAGCACAACGCGGTGTGCGCCGCGCTGCGGGCGGAGTATCCGACGATGAGCGAGGAGCGGATCTACCAGCGGGCCCGCCTGGTGGTCTCGGCGCTGATCGCGAAAATCCACACGGTGGAGTGGACGCCGGCGATCCTCGCCACCGAGGCGATCGACATCGCCCTGCACACCAACTGGCAGGGTCCGCCCAGGAAATGGCTGGACCAGCTCGGGTTGTGGCTGTTCGAGTCGCACTCCCTGACCGGCATCCCCGAGACCCTGCCGGACCACCACAGCGCGCCGTACTCCCTCACCGAGGACTTCGTCACCGTCTACCGCATGCACCCGCTGATCCCGGACGACTTCGAGCTGCGTGAGCACCAGCTCGGGCAGCGCCTGGAGACGGTGGGCTTCCTGGACATCCAGGGCGGCGCGGCGGAGGCGCGGATCCGCAAGGCCGGGCTCGCCAACAGCTTGTACTCGTTCGGCATCGCCCACCCCGGCGCGATCGCTCTCCACAACTTCCCGCGCTCGCTGCAGCAGTTCGAGCGTGACGGCGAGATCATCGACCTGTCGGTGGTGGACCTGGTCCGGACCCGGCGGCGTGGTGTCCCGC comes from the Streptomyces sp. NBC_00443 genome and includes:
- the gnd gene encoding phosphogluconate dehydrogenase (NAD(+)-dependent, decarboxylating) — protein: MQIGLVGLGKMGGNMRERLRNAGHTVVGYDTNPELSDVASLADLVDQLDAPRTVWVMVPAGHVTQLVIDQLGSLLKPYDTVVDGGNSRWTDDEKHAKELGAHGIGFVDAGVSGGVWGLKNGYALMVGGEKEYVDRLKPVFEALKPEGPYGYVHAGKVGAGHFAKMVHNGIEYAMMQAYAEGWELLEKVESVDNVREVFRSWQDGTVIRSWLLDLAVNALDEDEHLEKLKGFAQDSGEGRWTVEAALDHAVPLPAITTSLFARFASRQDDSPQMKMIAALRNQFGGHAVESKE
- a CDS encoding peroxidase family protein; the protein is MAESGQHEQRYERYEGGSPEAERLMFERLARELMDVQARNRRAGGGDITRTFHAKAPVAVENARLRFHDDLPSALRVGFAQPGAEYPATVRLSNASGIRQGDGSPDLRGAAVRVRVSEEESHDLLATSHPVSHARNAREFVAFAKAMAGARSPVQKAFGLFVKLPLAVGLGTANRMRRNVQAAARHTVDSLAYETYWSRGAMLWGDAGPVRFLFRPAPGTPPGPAPDRRDPDFLHREFARRLAQGSVEYDLCVQRFVDERHTPVEDASVEWTDAVAPALPVARLTIPGQDLDSAQARAIARRVEDLGFNPWYTTEEFRPLGNINRARKAAYQASGAHRLGLRFVTGEPVRNKILGRPVEAAFALLNRYVPWHRLPTQLSLLNLVFLRKVLRRLNLIDTEPCEAPPHAQRVPEPIPERLRGERSYDGTYNDLSAPGMGAVGAAFGRNMAPVLRPDLFDTPNPVTVSRLLLYRESFLPATSLNVLAAAWIQFQVHDWVNHRRHRPSERSVEVPLPPGSGPWHNTPGGPGESVMRFAENQGIEKPGSPPILFANTASHWWDGSEVYGADEQTARFLREAGGRAELRLEDGHLPNSGNGGIPLTGFNDSWWMGLSAMHTLFAREHNAVCAALRAEYPTMSEERIYQRARLVVSALIAKIHTVEWTPAILATEAIDIALHTNWQGPPRKWLDQLGLWLFESHSLTGIPETLPDHHSAPYSLTEDFVTVYRMHPLIPDDFELREHQLGQRLETVGFLDIQGGAAEARIRKAGLANSLYSFGIAHPGAIALHNFPRSLQQFERDGEIIDLSVVDLVRTRRRGVPRYNDFREGLHKPRLRSFEELTENAETLARLKDVYRSVDEIDTVVGLFGENPPTGFGFSDTAFRVFILMASRRLQSDRFLTVDYRPEVYTPLGLDWVERGSLNSVILRHCPELAALLPRGASAFAPWRAVRPTSGSS